The following proteins are co-located in the Dromiciops gliroides isolate mDroGli1 chromosome 2, mDroGli1.pri, whole genome shotgun sequence genome:
- the C2H10orf62 gene encoding uncharacterized protein C10orf62 homolog — MIFSGQEELALVLESLRVLTQPPSCKVVLAVSLLLGAGGLYLWFQWKKKSIKAKKDCRTESVASTAIGNKSDPWIKSHFSRLSDEKLCALLQDCGSGEASSASTNVQVETCTSRVKEGKSPDIHKESYISRQRTSGSKVFKNSHRESSKSTSADESTWASVAACVREIDITGRHLADSMLQRATEYQNSGHLESKDINKEELKALEEVEMKVKGNFLTHRENNVAGSCSGYHTHGNHSQPPRGCQLGRQNIWIFYSA, encoded by the exons ATGATCTTCTCAGGACAGGAAGAGTTAGCCCT GGTCCTGGAGAGCCTGAGGGTGCTTACCCAGCCACCATCATGCAAGGTGGTGCTGGCGGTCAGCCTGCTGCTGGGAGCTGGAGGCCTCTACCTCTGGTTCCAGTGGAAGAAGAAATCCATCAAAGCCAAGAAGGATTGTAGGACAGAATCTGTAGCATCCACTGCCATAGGGAATAAGAGTGATCCCTGGATCAAATCCCACTTCAGCCGCCTTTCAGATGAAAAGTTATGTGCCCTGCTGCAAGATTGTGGGAGTGGGGAGGCCAGTTCTGCTAGTACCAACGTGCAAGTGGAAACCTGTACCtcgagggtgaaagaagggaaaagtccTGATATCCACAAGGAATCCTACATCAGCAGGCAGAGGACATCAGGAAGCAAAGTGTTCAAGAATTCTCACAGAGAATCTTCCAAGTCGACTTCAGCAGATGAGTCAACATGGGCATCAGTGGCTGCATGCGTGCGGGAAATCGACATCACGGGTCGGCACCTGGCGGATTCCATGCTTCAGCGGGCCACAGAATACCAGAACTCTGGTCATTTGGAATCCAAGGACATTAATAAAGAGGAACTCAAGGCCCTGGAGGAAGTAGAGATGAAAGTCAAAGGGAATTTCTTGACCCATCGGGAAAACAATGTAGCCGGCTCCTGCAGTGGCTACCACACCCATGGCAATCACAGCCAACCACCTCGTGGCTGCCAG CTGGGTCGGCAAAACATTTGGATCTTCTACAGTGCCTAA
- the ANKRD2 gene encoding ankyrin repeat domain-containing protein 2, which yields MISSMAMAGSEEVQRATELIDQRLAQEEEEENQKLHNASNMKPGPMQMDMLVLEDEKHHGAQNLALQKVKGQERVRKTSLDLRREIIDVGGIQNLIELRKKRKQKKREALTLTPEPPPETQEITGPIEEEMFLKAAVEGKMNIIEKFLADGGSADTCDEFRRTALHRASLEGHMEILQKLLDSGATVDFQDRLDCTAIHWACRGGHLEVVKLLQSHGADINVRDKLLSTPLHVAARTGRVEIVEYFLSMGVDINSRDREGDSALHDAVRLNRYKIIKMLLLHGADMMAKNVAGKTPTDLVQLWQTDTLHALEHPDPDPSQAQNGLEGSGESRAETPQPAPSQ from the exons ATGATCAGTTCCATGGCCATGGCGGGCTCAGAAGAGGTTCAGAGGGCCACAGAGCTGATTGATCAGAGACTGgcacaggaggaggaagaggagaatcaG AAACTCCACAATGCCTCGAACATGAAGCCCGGGCCGATGCAGATGGACATGTTGGTTCTGGAGGATGAGAAGCACCACGGGGCCCAGAACCTGGCTCTGCAAAAAGTCAAG GGCCAAGAGAGGGTTCGAAAGACCTCGCTGGATCTTCGCCGAGAGATCATCGATGTGGGTGGGATCCAGAACCTCATTGAGCTTCGAAAGAAACGGaagcaaaagaagagagaggCATTAACCCTGACCCCAGAGCCTCCGCCCGAAACCCAGGAAATC ACTGGACCCATAGAAGAGGAGATGTTCCTGAAAGCCGCtgtggaggggaaaatgaataTCATTGAGAAATTCCTGGCCGATGGGGGTTCTGCTGATACCTGCGATGAG TTTCGCCGGACGGCCCTTCACCGGGCCTCCTTGGAGGGCCACATGGAGATCCTGCAGAAGCTGCTGGACAGTGGAGCCACTGTGGACTTCCAGGACCGG CTAGACTGCACAGCCATACATTGGGCTTGCCGCGGAGGCCACCTGGAGGTGGTGAAGCTTCTGCAGAGCCATGGGGCAGACATCAACGTTCGAGACAAG CTCCTGAGCACTCCCCTCCACGTGGCAGCCCGCACAGGCCGAGTAGAGATTGTGGAATACTTTCTCTCCATGGGAGTGGATATCAATTCCCGGGACAGG GAAGGAGACAGCGCCCTTCATGATGCCGTACGCCTTAACCGCTACAAGATCATCAAGATGCTGCTTTTGCATGGGGCCGACATGATGGCCAAGAACGTG GCAGGGAAGACCCCCACAGACCTTGTGCAGCTCTGGCAAACTGATACCCTCCACGCCCTGGAGCACCCGGACCCAGATCCCTCCCAGGCTCAGAATGGTCTGGAGGGGTCTGGCGAGAGCAGGGCTGAGACCCCACAGCCTGCGCCCTCACAATAA
- the UBTD1 gene encoding ubiquitin domain-containing protein 1: MGNCVGRQRRERPAPPGHPRKRAGRNEPLKKERPKWKSDYPMTDGQLRSKRDEFWDTAPAFEGRKEIWDALKAAAFAVEANDHELAQAILDGASITLPHGSLSECYDELGNRYQLPVYCLAPPVNLLLERSEDDGTEPPEPAPSTRREFPLKVRLSSGKDVRLSASLSDTIGQLKRQLHAQEGIEPSWQRWFFSGKLLTDRMRLQETKIQKDFVIQVIINQPLPPQD; this comes from the exons GACGCAATGAGCCCCTGAAGAAGGAGAGGCCCAAGTGGAAGAGTGACTATCCTATGACAGATGGGCAGCTGCGGAGCAAGCGAGACGAGTTCTGGGACACCGCACCAGCCTTTGAAGGCCGAAAGGAGATCTGGGATGCACTAAAGGCGGCGGCCTTTGCAGTGGAGGCCAATGATCATGAGCTAGCTCAGGCCATCTTGGATGGAGCTAGCATCACCCTGCCCCATG GTTCCCTGAGCGAGTGCTATGATGAGCTTGGCAATCGCTATCAGCTCCCTGTGTACTGCTTGGCACCACCAGTCAACTTGCTTCTAGAACGCAGCGAGGACGATGGCACGGAACCTCCAGAGCCAGCCCCCAGTACCCGGCGTGAGTTCCCTCTTAAGGTGCGCCTGTCCAGCGGCAAGGACGTGAGGCTCAGCGCCAGCCTCTCCGACACCATCGGGCAGCTCAAGAGGCAGCTGCATGCCCAGGAGGGCATTGAGCCTTCCTGGCAGCGCTGGTTCTTCTCCGGGAAGCTGCTCACAGACCGTATGCGGCTGCAGGAGACCAAGATCCAGAAGGATTTTGTTATCCAAGTTATCATCAACCAGCCCCTGCCCCCCCAGGACTGA